One Pygocentrus nattereri isolate fPygNat1 chromosome 12, fPygNat1.pri, whole genome shotgun sequence DNA window includes the following coding sequences:
- the LOC108440460 gene encoding C-type mannose receptor 2-like isoform X2 yields MDQKQVSIIVLFSAVCGVSAYVPRQYVFVNESKTWTEAQNYCRQNYTDLATISNMEEMKKLNAVLKDQPTSSVWIGLDRRVTEIWQWSPAGCEGNQYRNWLLGEPNNYMGAGEYCVEMRISDGTWNDDVCTTLKPFMCYNEIKQTTGRYVLISETKSWRDAQSHCREHYTDLVSVRNQTENQQICNLAKNSISSSVWIGLFKDSWKWSDQSASSFRYWASTQPDNQGGNKKCTAVSMTDQGHWIDVNCQNQLPFICYENKLILIKQNLTWREALRYCRDNHVDLLSVHSEEIQLWVKEVAQKASTEHVWLGLRHTCTPGFWYWLSVSPICYQNWAPGNGTGGEDCSPVERTGAVQARGGQRWVSLPEDHKLNFICTTYED; encoded by the exons ATGGATCAGAAACAGGTTTCCATCATCGTCCTTTTCTCAG CTGTCTGTGGTGTATCTGCATACGTTCCTCGTCAGTATGTGTTTGTGAATGAGAGTAAAACCTGGACTGAAGCTCAGAACTACTGCAGACAAAACTACACTGATCTGGCCACCATCAGTAACATGGAGGAGATGAAGAAGCTGAATGCTGTTCTGAAGGACCAACCTACCAGCTCTGTCTGGATCGGCCTAGACAGACGGGTCACTGAAATATGGCAGTGGTCTCCGGCAGGCTGCGAGGGAAACCAGTACCGAAACTGGTTACTTGGTGAACCAAACAACTATATGGGGGCGGGAGAGTACTGCGTTGAGATGCGCATAAGTGATGGAACCTGGAATGATGACGTCTGTACAACCCTAAAACCTTTTATGTGTTATAATG AAATCAAGCAAACCACTGGAAGGTATGTTCTCATTAGTGAGACAAAGAGCTGGCGTGATGCTCAGAGTCACTGCAGAGAACATTACACAGACCTGGTCAGTGTGAGGAACCAGACTGAGAACCAGCAGATCTGTAATTTGGCAAAGAATTCAATCAGCTCAAGTGTTTGGATCGGCCTGTTTAAAGATTCCTGGAAGTGGTCAGATCAGAGTGCCTCCTCATTCAGATACTGGGCGTCTACACAGCCAGATAATCAGGGTGGAAATAAGAAATGTACTGCAGTGTCTATGACTGACCAGGGCCACTGGATTGATGTGAACTGCCAAAACCAGTTACCATTCATCTGTTATGAGA ATAAGCTGATCTTGATCAAGCAGAATCTGACCTGGAGAGAAGCTCTGAGATACTGCAGAGATAATCATGTGGATCTGCTCTCAGTTCACTCTGAGGAGATCCAGCTCTGGGTGAAGGAGGTGGCACAGAAAGCCTCCACTGAACATGTGTGGCTGGGTCTGCGTCACACCTGTACTCCGGGCTTCTGGTACTGGTTGAGTGTTTCACCTATCTGCTACCAAAACTGGGCTCCAGGTAACGGGACAGGAGGAGAAGACTGCAGCCCTGTAGAGAGAACCGGAGCGGTGCAGGCTAGAGGAGGTCAGCGGTGGGTCAGCCTGCCTGAGGACCACAAACTCAACTTCATCTGCACCACCTATGAAG ACTGA
- the LOC108440460 gene encoding C-type mannose receptor 2-like isoform X1: MKPENPEETHADTEMDQKQVSIIVLFSAVCGVSAYVPRQYVFVNESKTWTEAQNYCRQNYTDLATISNMEEMKKLNAVLKDQPTSSVWIGLDRRVTEIWQWSPAGCEGNQYRNWLLGEPNNYMGAGEYCVEMRISDGTWNDDVCTTLKPFMCYNEIKQTTGRYVLISETKSWRDAQSHCREHYTDLVSVRNQTENQQICNLAKNSISSSVWIGLFKDSWKWSDQSASSFRYWASTQPDNQGGNKKCTAVSMTDQGHWIDVNCQNQLPFICYENKLILIKQNLTWREALRYCRDNHVDLLSVHSEEIQLWVKEVAQKASTEHVWLGLRHTCTPGFWYWLSVSPICYQNWAPGNGTGGEDCSPVERTGAVQARGGQRWVSLPEDHKLNFICTTYED, translated from the exons AAATGGATCAGAAACAGGTTTCCATCATCGTCCTTTTCTCAG CTGTCTGTGGTGTATCTGCATACGTTCCTCGTCAGTATGTGTTTGTGAATGAGAGTAAAACCTGGACTGAAGCTCAGAACTACTGCAGACAAAACTACACTGATCTGGCCACCATCAGTAACATGGAGGAGATGAAGAAGCTGAATGCTGTTCTGAAGGACCAACCTACCAGCTCTGTCTGGATCGGCCTAGACAGACGGGTCACTGAAATATGGCAGTGGTCTCCGGCAGGCTGCGAGGGAAACCAGTACCGAAACTGGTTACTTGGTGAACCAAACAACTATATGGGGGCGGGAGAGTACTGCGTTGAGATGCGCATAAGTGATGGAACCTGGAATGATGACGTCTGTACAACCCTAAAACCTTTTATGTGTTATAATG AAATCAAGCAAACCACTGGAAGGTATGTTCTCATTAGTGAGACAAAGAGCTGGCGTGATGCTCAGAGTCACTGCAGAGAACATTACACAGACCTGGTCAGTGTGAGGAACCAGACTGAGAACCAGCAGATCTGTAATTTGGCAAAGAATTCAATCAGCTCAAGTGTTTGGATCGGCCTGTTTAAAGATTCCTGGAAGTGGTCAGATCAGAGTGCCTCCTCATTCAGATACTGGGCGTCTACACAGCCAGATAATCAGGGTGGAAATAAGAAATGTACTGCAGTGTCTATGACTGACCAGGGCCACTGGATTGATGTGAACTGCCAAAACCAGTTACCATTCATCTGTTATGAGA ATAAGCTGATCTTGATCAAGCAGAATCTGACCTGGAGAGAAGCTCTGAGATACTGCAGAGATAATCATGTGGATCTGCTCTCAGTTCACTCTGAGGAGATCCAGCTCTGGGTGAAGGAGGTGGCACAGAAAGCCTCCACTGAACATGTGTGGCTGGGTCTGCGTCACACCTGTACTCCGGGCTTCTGGTACTGGTTGAGTGTTTCACCTATCTGCTACCAAAACTGGGCTCCAGGTAACGGGACAGGAGGAGAAGACTGCAGCCCTGTAGAGAGAACCGGAGCGGTGCAGGCTAGAGGAGGTCAGCGGTGGGTCAGCCTGCCTGAGGACCACAAACTCAACTTCATCTGCACCACCTATGAAG ACTGA